In the Mya arenaria isolate MELC-2E11 chromosome 11, ASM2691426v1 genome, one interval contains:
- the LOC128209106 gene encoding uncharacterized protein LOC128209106 isoform X2, which translates to MENIRIAEFMLQNHGVEKRSHITGRSVHNQRIERFWRELWQGCTCTYYELFRTMEQDGILDVDNEVNLLSLHLVFLKRIQSSVDRFVHAVSNRPLRTEHNKTPMQMWIMGQFLDPKIQLTAEESEVYGMDFGIPESVCNAVEESIVVPQLLQVPEVNYPEAEINAILEQPVDTPFEVQTYMDVCSLFESI; encoded by the exons ATGGAAAACATCAGAATAGCTGAATTTATGCTTCAGAATCATGGTGTTGAGAAAAGAAGCCATATTACTGGCAGAAGTGTACATAATCAACG AATTGAGCGGTTCTGGCGGGAACTGTGGCAGGGATGCACCTGCACCTACTATGAGCTATTCCGTACAATGGAACAGGATGGAATTCTTGATGTAGACAACGAGGTCAACCTCCTTTCTCTTCACCTTGTCTTTCTGAAGAGGATTCAAAGTTCAGTGGACCGTTTTGTACATGCTGTTTCCAATCGACCACTACGGACAGAACACAATAAAACACCGATGCAAATGTGGATTATGGGACAATTCTTGGACCCAAAGATTCAGCTTACTGCTGAG GAATCAGAGGTTTATGGCATGGACTTTGGTATTCCTGAATCTGTTTGCAATGCTGTTGAAGAAAGTATAGTTGTACCACAACTGTTACAAGTGCCGGAAGTGAACTATCCTGAGGCTGAGATAAATGCCATACTTGAACAGCCTGTTGACACACCATTCGAAGTACAAACGTACATGGATGTATGTTCTCTCTTTGAATCCATTTGA
- the LOC128209106 gene encoding uncharacterized protein LOC128209106 isoform X3: protein MVLRKEAILLAEVIERFWRELWQGCTCTYYELFRTMEQDGILDVDNEVNLLSLHLVFLKRIQSSVDRFVHAVSNRPLRTEHNKTPMQMWIMGQFLDPKIQLTAEESEVYGMDFGIPESVCNAVEESIVVPQLLQVPEVNYPEAEINAILEQPVDTPFEVQTYMDVCSLFESI, encoded by the exons ATGGTGTTGAGAAAAGAAGCCATATTACTGGCAGAAGT AATTGAGCGGTTCTGGCGGGAACTGTGGCAGGGATGCACCTGCACCTACTATGAGCTATTCCGTACAATGGAACAGGATGGAATTCTTGATGTAGACAACGAGGTCAACCTCCTTTCTCTTCACCTTGTCTTTCTGAAGAGGATTCAAAGTTCAGTGGACCGTTTTGTACATGCTGTTTCCAATCGACCACTACGGACAGAACACAATAAAACACCGATGCAAATGTGGATTATGGGACAATTCTTGGACCCAAAGATTCAGCTTACTGCTGAG GAATCAGAGGTTTATGGCATGGACTTTGGTATTCCTGAATCTGTTTGCAATGCTGTTGAAGAAAGTATAGTTGTACCACAACTGTTACAAGTGCCGGAAGTGAACTATCCTGAGGCTGAGATAAATGCCATACTTGAACAGCCTGTTGACACACCATTCGAAGTACAAACGTACATGGATGTATGTTCTCTCTTTGAATCCATTTGA